From one Lycium barbarum isolate Lr01 chromosome 6, ASM1917538v2, whole genome shotgun sequence genomic stretch:
- the LOC132599831 gene encoding uncharacterized protein LOC132599831, whose product MVFGDVKKFSKAISRYAIERGCQLDKIHNDQKRVRVKCKAGECPWLLYASKDSKSPNFIIRTYNPKHKCYKTNTNTMCNYKYLAKYYRNRIISQPCIKGWEIQDLFREDMGLYVGKFVCLKARKMVLKRVMGDHIAEFSRIYDYRDVILESNPGSTCVVKVTDCDDGKKLFHFFYICFSALKKEFIEGCRKCIRLDGCFLKEIYQGQLLVAIAKDGNNQMFSIAWVVVGTESKDTWTWFLRILKSDLEINDEGAGLTIISDMQKGLYSVVQELLPECEQRMCARHILARCSQDWKGTERRKMFWACARSTFEAQLRRNLDKLTLLGEGISNSLASFNPERWSKAMFKTTSKCDSVDNNMAESFNAWVLGARHKTIISMLEEIRTNE is encoded by the exons ATGGTCTTTGGGGATGTGAAAAAATTCAGTAAAGCAATCAGTAGGTATGCAATTGAGAGAGGTTGTCAACTAGATAAGATCCACAATGACCAAAAAAGAGTTAGAGTTAAATGCAAAGCTGGTGAATGTCCTTGGCTACTTTATGCTAGCAAAGACTCTAAATCTCCCAATTTCATTATAAGAACCTACAATCCAAAACACAAGTGCTATAAGACCAACACCAATACAATGTGCAACTATAAGTATTTGGCTAAGTACTATAGAAATAGAATTATTTCTCAACCTTGCATAAAGGGGTGGGAAATACAAGATTTGTTCAGGGAAGATATGGGGTTATATGTTGGTAAGTTTGTGTGTTTGAAGGCCAGGAAAATGGTGTTGAAAAGGGTAATGGGTGATCATATTGCTGAGTTTAGTAGAATCTATGACTACAGAGATGTGATTCTTGAATCAAATCCAGGAAGCACTTGTGTGGTAAAGGTGACAGATTGTGATGATGGAAAAAAACTCTTCCactttttctatatttgcttttcagCTTTGAAAAAAGAATTTATTGAGGGTTGTAGAAAGTGTATTAGGTTAGATGGTTGCTTCTTGAAGGAGATATATCAGGGCCAATTGCTTGTTGCTATTGCAAAGGATGGGAATAATCAGATGTTCTCAATAGCTTGGGTTGTAGTTGGAACTGAAAGTAAAGATACTTGGACTTGGTTTCTGAGGATCTTGAAATCTGATTTGGAAATCAATGATGAAGGAGCAGGATTAACAATCATAAGTGACATGCAAAAA GGATTATATTCAGTTGTTCAAGAGTTACTTCCGGAATGTGAACAAAGAATGTGTGCAAGGCATATACTTGCAAGATGTTCACAAGATTGGAAGGGTACTGAAAGAAGAAAAATGTTTTGGGCTTGTGCTAGATCAACATTTGAAGCTCAACTCAGGAGGAACTTGGACAAATTAACACTGTTAGGTGAAGGTATTTCTAACAGCTTAGCAAGCTTTAATCCTGAAAGATGGTCCAAAGCAATGTTCAAGACAACTTCAAAATGTGACAGTGTGGATAACAATATGGCGGAAAGCTTCAATGCTTGGGTGTTGGGTGCTAGGCACAAGACTATCATCAGTATGCTTGAAGAGATTAGGACAAATGAATGA